One window of the Candidatus Phycorickettsia trachydisci genome contains the following:
- the secY gene encoding preprotein translocase subunit SecY yields the protein MKQTKAFFSKSGSDLFDRIWFTFLLLIVFRVGSFIPIPGIDSGALSEIATRNQSGVLGMFNVLSGGALGRMSIFALAIMPYITASIVMQLLSVAYKPLEDLKKEGEAGRRTINQISRYLTIVLAMLQAYGVAASLQGASTSLGAVVIISATFFKVSTVLTLVVGTMFLMWLGEQISARGIGNGSSLIIFFGIVSGLPSAVINLFEFSRKGVISYLSVLVICLSMILIVAFIVFLEKAFCKVNVQNPGNRAQAGQARSNYIPIKINMSGVIPPMFASSVLLFPATLANFYKGDSAIMEWFMFNFGRGKPAFLICYMLLIFFFSFFYASVVFNAEEISSGLKKSGVFLPGRRPGKATAEYLDYVVSRITVISAVYLCVICVVPEVIMNKISSFTLGGTSLLICVSVVIDTFSQIQSYGLNRQYENLVKKIRFS from the coding sequence ATGAAACAAACTAAAGCTTTCTTTTCAAAATCTGGATCAGATCTTTTTGATAGGATTTGGTTTACGTTTTTGTTGCTGATAGTTTTTAGAGTAGGTTCTTTTATACCAATCCCGGGTATTGATTCTGGGGCGCTTTCAGAAATTGCAACACGCAACCAATCTGGGGTTCTTGGAATGTTCAACGTTTTATCTGGAGGTGCATTAGGTAGGATGTCAATTTTCGCATTAGCGATCATGCCATATATTACTGCGTCGATCGTAATGCAACTTTTATCTGTTGCTTATAAGCCTTTAGAAGATTTGAAAAAAGAAGGCGAAGCTGGAAGAAGGACAATAAACCAGATTTCAAGATATTTGACCATAGTTCTTGCGATGCTTCAGGCTTATGGTGTTGCTGCTAGTTTACAAGGTGCATCTACCTCTTTAGGGGCTGTAGTAATAATTTCTGCTACATTTTTTAAAGTCTCAACTGTTTTGACGCTAGTTGTAGGCACAATGTTTTTAATGTGGTTAGGAGAGCAAATTAGTGCTAGAGGTATAGGTAATGGAAGTTCATTAATAATATTTTTTGGTATCGTATCAGGTTTGCCAAGCGCTGTAATTAATTTATTTGAATTTTCTAGAAAAGGAGTAATTTCATATTTAAGCGTGCTAGTAATCTGCCTTAGCATGATACTTATTGTTGCTTTTATAGTATTTTTAGAAAAAGCATTTTGTAAGGTGAATGTTCAGAATCCTGGTAACAGAGCCCAAGCAGGACAAGCAAGGTCGAATTATATACCTATAAAAATAAATATGTCTGGTGTCATACCTCCAATGTTTGCAAGTTCTGTATTGCTTTTTCCTGCAACATTAGCTAACTTCTATAAGGGGGATTCTGCAATTATGGAGTGGTTTATGTTTAACTTCGGTCGAGGTAAGCCAGCTTTTTTAATCTGCTATATGTTGTTAATATTCTTTTTCAGCTTTTTTTATGCCTCTGTTGTATTTAATGCGGAAGAAATTTCATCTGGTTTGAAAAAAAGTGGAGTGTTTTTGCCTGGAAGGCGTCCTGGTAAAGCTACGGCTGAATATTTAGATTATGTGGTGAGTAGAATTACAGTAATAAGTGCAGTCTACCTTTGCGTGATATGTGTTGTACCTGAGGTGATAATGAACAAGATATCTTCTTTTACTTTAGGTGGTACTAGTTTGCTTATTTGTGTAAGTGTTGTTATAGATACTTTTTCGCAGATTCAATCATACGGTTTAAACAGACAGTATGAAAATTTAGTAAAAAAGATCAGGTTTTCTTAA